From a single Williamwhitmania taraxaci genomic region:
- a CDS encoding cell division protein FtsQ/DivIB, whose translation MNKLKWKRIKVMSGWIAIICYLVVALSFSSTKKDELNCSGVKISIRDSVTNRFVSSREIYAKLVNIGIKITGEPLWKINTYEIEQRLSEMKTVSSVDVYGGSDGFVRIMVSQRKPIIRVIPTSGGSFYIDEDGFIFPCSNHYTAHVMIVTGNVKYPTGVMNVSEMIPADKDQSVPLLVMMYRFAKYVNNNDFWNAQIQQLLVRGNHDIEFYTRVGVHSIQLGGFEHYEKKLDKLYTFYQKGLPAVGWNMYKTINLKYSNQIVCTKR comes from the coding sequence ATGAATAAGTTAAAGTGGAAGAGAATCAAGGTTATGTCCGGCTGGATTGCAATAATTTGCTATCTGGTAGTTGCTCTTTCGTTTTCCTCTACCAAGAAGGATGAGCTTAACTGCTCGGGTGTAAAAATATCTATCCGCGATAGCGTTACCAACCGGTTTGTTTCCTCTCGTGAGATTTATGCTAAACTAGTCAATATTGGAATAAAAATAACAGGGGAACCGCTCTGGAAAATTAATACCTATGAGATAGAGCAACGCTTAAGTGAGATGAAGACCGTAAGTAGCGTTGATGTATATGGAGGAAGCGATGGATTTGTAAGAATAATGGTTTCGCAACGTAAGCCAATAATCAGGGTAATTCCCACTTCGGGTGGTAGCTTTTATATCGATGAGGATGGATTCATCTTCCCCTGCTCCAACCATTATACTGCTCATGTTATGATTGTCACCGGGAACGTGAAATACCCTACCGGAGTAATGAATGTGAGCGAGATGATTCCAGCGGATAAGGATCAGTCGGTTCCGCTGTTAGTGATGATGTATCGTTTCGCCAAGTATGTGAATAATAACGATTTTTGGAATGCACAGATACAGCAACTGCTTGTTCGAGGAAATCACGATATTGAGTTTTACACCCGTGTGGGAGTTCATTCTATCCAGTTGGGTGGGTTTGAACACTACGAGAAAAAGCTCGATAAGCTCTATACCTTTTACCAAAAAGGGTTGCCTGCAGTAGGTTGGAATATGTACAAGACCATCAATTTGAAGTATAGTAACCAGATAGTTTGCACCAAAAGATAA
- the murG gene encoding undecaprenyldiphospho-muramoylpentapeptide beta-N-acetylglucosaminyltransferase, whose translation MGLRLIVSGGGTGGHIFPAISIAQAVKAAVPDAEILFVGAEGRMEMEKVPAAGFDIVGLPVVGIQRSFTLKNLAVPFKLLKSLRQARRIIKDFNPDVVVGVGGYASGPTLYAASGMGIPTLIQEQNSFAGLTNKLLARRAKKICVAYEGMEKFFPKEKIMLTGNPVRSDLSKRKINGLRREAQEFFNLDPCKQTILVLGGSLGAKTINTSISKNLDLLAHSNVQLIWQTGKSYIFDARRVLSSYSVPNVKAFDFIYSMDLAYAAADLVVSRAGAGTISELCLVGKPCILVPSPNVAEDHQTKNAMSLVSREAAVMVNDDEAVQKLVAAAIELVMDNQHLNALAENVYGLALTNSATIIANEVIKLATEKR comes from the coding sequence ATGGGATTAAGGCTAATAGTTAGTGGTGGTGGTACTGGCGGGCATATCTTTCCTGCCATATCAATTGCTCAGGCAGTTAAAGCGGCTGTTCCTGATGCTGAAATCTTATTTGTTGGTGCCGAAGGTCGCATGGAAATGGAAAAGGTGCCTGCGGCTGGTTTCGATATCGTTGGTTTACCTGTTGTTGGTATCCAGCGGAGTTTTACCTTAAAGAATCTAGCAGTGCCCTTTAAATTATTGAAGAGTTTAAGGCAAGCTCGTCGGATTATTAAGGATTTCAATCCCGATGTGGTGGTCGGCGTGGGCGGTTATGCCAGCGGACCAACTTTGTATGCCGCCTCGGGTATGGGAATCCCTACACTGATTCAGGAACAAAATAGCTTTGCTGGGCTAACCAATAAGTTGCTTGCCCGCAGAGCGAAAAAGATATGTGTGGCTTACGAGGGTATGGAGAAGTTCTTTCCTAAGGAAAAGATAATGCTTACGGGGAATCCTGTGAGATCCGACTTGAGTAAACGAAAGATTAATGGCCTGCGCCGGGAAGCCCAAGAGTTCTTCAATCTCGATCCCTGTAAGCAAACGATTCTGGTGCTTGGGGGCAGTTTGGGTGCCAAAACCATAAATACTAGCATTTCTAAGAATCTGGACTTACTTGCGCATTCGAATGTTCAACTGATATGGCAAACGGGTAAGAGTTATATTTTCGATGCTCGACGCGTGCTAAGTAGTTACTCGGTTCCCAACGTTAAGGCTTTCGACTTTATATATAGTATGGATTTAGCCTATGCCGCTGCCGACTTGGTGGTTTCACGGGCAGGTGCAGGAACCATCTCCGAACTCTGTTTGGTTGGTAAACCTTGTATCTTGGTTCCTTCGCCCAACGTGGCCGAAGATCATCAAACTAAGAATGCGATGTCGCTTGTTTCGCGTGAAGCGGCAGTAATGGTGAATGATGATGAGGCAGTTCAGAAACTTGTGGCTGCAGCAATTGAGTTGGTTATGGACAACCAACATCTTAATGCCTTGGCCGAAAACGTTTATGGGCTCGCCCTTACCAATTCGGCCACAATTATTGCTAACGAAGTTATAAAATTAGCAACGGAAAAGAGATGA
- a CDS encoding GatB/YqeY domain-containing protein — MTLEEKINQAIKEAMLARAKERLEALRSVKSGIILLKTDKGPSHEVTVDEELKMLQKQVKQRKESAEIYTQQNRPELAEKELAEAKIIEEFLPAQMSAEELESKIKAIIAQVGAQSAKDMGKVMGVASKELTGKAEGRAISDMVKRLLA; from the coding sequence ATGACGTTAGAAGAAAAGATTAATCAAGCAATAAAAGAGGCCATGCTGGCAAGAGCAAAGGAGCGGCTAGAGGCATTGCGGTCGGTAAAGAGCGGTATTATCTTGCTAAAAACAGACAAGGGGCCATCCCACGAGGTTACTGTCGATGAGGAGTTGAAGATGCTTCAAAAACAGGTAAAACAGCGTAAGGAATCGGCAGAGATATATACCCAGCAAAACCGTCCTGAACTCGCCGAAAAAGAACTTGCCGAGGCGAAGATAATCGAGGAGTTCCTGCCTGCACAAATGTCGGCAGAGGAGTTGGAGTCCAAGATTAAGGCTATTATTGCTCAAGTTGGTGCGCAATCGGCCAAGGATATGGGTAAGGTGATGGGGGTTGCCTCTAAGGAACTTACGGGTAAAGCGGAAGGAAGGGCTATTTCTGATATGGTAAAGAGACTGCTTGCCTAG
- the murC gene encoding UDP-N-acetylmuramate--L-alanine ligase, which yields MSVTSVSRVYLVGIGGIGMSALARFFASDGKAVAGYDRTPTELTDALQLEGMAIHFEDSIANIPSEFKAPADTLVIYTPAIPADSPELNWFVDNGFTVLKRSEVLGELSKGKNTIAVAGTHGKTTITTFVSHLLTHSGLGCGAFLGGISKNYGTNLLTPKGSNNLVVEADEYDRSFLKLFPNLAVVTSVDADHLDIYGTYDAIVEAFSLFVGQIKPGGSVVMKQGINLKITNSQIKVFTYSLDEDADFHIANLHVENGVSIFTLVTPFGCVDNVNLHLPGKVNLENAVAAAALALLAGISPEELRLGIGSFLGVKRRFDTRYKGTGVVLVDDYAHHPVELKAAINAMREAYPGKRVTGVFQPHLFSRTRDFADDFAASLSLLDDLYLLDIYPARELPIIGVTSQMLLDRVTISSKKLIGKEELIEELKRKDNLEVLIMMGAGDIDKLVAPLQAIFEKR from the coding sequence ATGAGTGTTACATCAGTAAGTCGAGTTTATCTCGTTGGAATTGGAGGAATTGGCATGAGCGCCCTTGCTCGCTTCTTTGCAAGCGATGGAAAGGCTGTGGCAGGTTACGACCGTACTCCTACCGAACTTACCGATGCGCTTCAATTGGAGGGTATGGCAATTCATTTTGAGGATTCTATTGCAAATATTCCCAGTGAGTTTAAGGCCCCTGCCGATACTCTTGTGATCTATACGCCAGCAATTCCAGCAGATAGTCCTGAACTGAATTGGTTTGTGGATAATGGATTTACAGTGCTTAAACGATCGGAGGTCTTGGGCGAACTTTCGAAAGGAAAGAATACTATTGCAGTTGCCGGAACGCATGGAAAAACCACCATTACTACCTTTGTCTCGCATCTTCTTACACATAGTGGTTTAGGGTGTGGTGCATTCTTGGGTGGAATATCTAAAAATTATGGAACAAATCTCCTAACTCCCAAGGGTAGCAATAACTTGGTAGTTGAGGCCGATGAGTATGATCGTTCGTTCCTAAAACTTTTCCCTAATCTCGCAGTAGTTACCTCTGTAGATGCCGATCATCTCGATATTTACGGAACTTACGACGCTATCGTCGAGGCTTTCTCACTTTTTGTGGGCCAGATAAAGCCAGGCGGAAGTGTAGTAATGAAGCAGGGAATAAATCTGAAGATCACGAACAGTCAAATAAAGGTATTCACCTACTCGCTCGATGAGGATGCTGATTTTCATATTGCTAACTTGCACGTAGAAAACGGTGTATCTATATTTACTTTAGTCACCCCTTTTGGATGTGTCGACAACGTAAACCTACACTTGCCGGGCAAAGTGAACCTTGAAAATGCTGTGGCTGCGGCTGCACTTGCATTGCTTGCAGGTATATCGCCGGAGGAATTACGGCTTGGGATTGGATCGTTCTTGGGTGTAAAAAGACGCTTCGATACGCGCTACAAAGGAACGGGGGTCGTTTTGGTTGACGACTACGCTCACCATCCGGTGGAACTCAAGGCAGCCATAAATGCCATGCGCGAAGCTTATCCGGGTAAACGGGTTACGGGAGTTTTTCAGCCGCACCTTTTCAGCCGGACTCGCGATTTTGCCGATGATTTTGCTGCAAGTTTAAGCTTGCTGGACGATCTCTACTTACTGGACATCTATCCTGCTCGTGAGTTGCCCATAATTGGGGTTACCTCTCAAATGTTGCTCGATAGGGTAACCATAAGTAGCAAGAAGTTGATTGGTAAAGAGGAGTTAATCGAAGAGTTGAAGCGAAAAGATAATTTAGAGGTATTAATTATGATGGGTGCTGGCGATATTGATAAGTTGGTAGCTCCATTACAAGCGATATTTGAGAAACGATAG
- a CDS encoding peptidylprolyl isomerase, with protein MATLQKLRNKGGVLIATVIGLSLVAFILSDMLNSGSTLFSQSKNIVGEIAGESIPYPEYLAVVSKIEENQKANNKQASIPEAQMEQIREYAWRTFVDKNTIEKEIDKVGVSVSTDELFDLVQGNNPAPLIREYFTNPQTGQFDRNAVINFLKNIDNNPEARQSWLSLEQEIVKGKLREKYETLIGKGLYITKFQAKEATDAMATKVSFSYIGKAFNSITDTSVTVTDKELKNYYNDHEKNFDQVASRDIDYMVFPILPSKEDFTKAEDLINKLAPEFKVAEDAKQYAQLNSKKNVESTFFKKAELTEAVGNFAFSATKADMLGPIFENNVYKLYRISNTKMSPDSVKARHILIAPKQTLEATKALADSVANLVRKGGNFAELAKQFSGDQGSAQQGGDLGWFREGMMVQPFNDACFNGSKNEIVTVETQFGVHIIQILDKGADVKKVQLATVEVDVVPSNQTYQSIYTDASKFVAEYNTFDKFEKASNDAKNSQKKRIANNLKEGDKTIAGLERPREIVRWAFGAEKGDISTVFELGDQFVIAALTGVREDGPAPFETVKNDIEFIVKKEKKGEILAKQMTDAANGANSIETIASKMGLSQMEADNISFSSYVVPGAGIEPQLIAASSVTPKDAISKPVIGTNAVYLFQVKTVAKDSSLNAIDNQKRLMDMYGNFAPRAAVQALEDAAKIKDNRSKFF; from the coding sequence ATGGCTACATTACAAAAACTCAGGAACAAAGGTGGAGTGCTTATTGCCACAGTTATTGGACTCTCTTTGGTTGCCTTTATTCTAAGCGATATGCTTAATTCTGGCTCGACTCTTTTCTCGCAATCCAAAAATATTGTGGGAGAAATCGCCGGCGAAAGCATTCCTTACCCGGAATACTTGGCAGTTGTAAGCAAGATTGAGGAGAATCAGAAGGCGAATAATAAGCAGGCATCAATTCCTGAAGCTCAGATGGAGCAAATTAGGGAATATGCCTGGAGAACATTTGTGGATAAAAACACCATTGAAAAGGAAATTGACAAAGTGGGCGTTTCTGTTTCAACAGACGAACTCTTCGATCTCGTTCAGGGCAACAATCCAGCTCCGTTAATTCGGGAGTATTTCACAAACCCACAAACCGGTCAGTTTGATCGTAATGCGGTTATTAATTTCTTGAAAAACATTGACAATAATCCTGAAGCACGCCAGTCTTGGTTAAGCCTCGAGCAGGAGATTGTCAAAGGAAAACTCAGAGAAAAATACGAAACCCTTATTGGAAAGGGCCTCTACATTACCAAATTCCAAGCAAAAGAAGCTACCGATGCAATGGCAACGAAGGTTTCCTTCTCCTACATTGGAAAAGCATTTAATTCCATTACCGACACTAGCGTGACCGTTACTGATAAGGAATTAAAAAATTACTACAACGATCACGAAAAGAACTTTGACCAAGTGGCTTCAAGGGATATCGATTATATGGTATTCCCTATTCTCCCATCAAAAGAGGATTTCACCAAGGCCGAAGATCTTATCAACAAGCTTGCTCCTGAATTTAAGGTAGCCGAAGATGCGAAGCAGTATGCTCAACTAAACTCGAAAAAGAACGTTGAAAGCACCTTCTTCAAAAAGGCAGAACTCACAGAGGCGGTTGGAAACTTCGCGTTCAGCGCGACCAAAGCAGATATGCTTGGCCCAATCTTCGAAAATAATGTTTATAAGCTTTATCGGATATCTAACACTAAAATGTCGCCCGACTCTGTAAAGGCACGTCATATTCTCATTGCTCCAAAACAAACACTAGAAGCCACCAAGGCATTAGCCGACAGCGTTGCAAACCTTGTACGTAAGGGCGGTAACTTTGCTGAACTTGCCAAACAATTCTCTGGCGATCAAGGTAGTGCTCAACAAGGCGGTGATCTTGGATGGTTCCGTGAAGGTATGATGGTACAACCTTTCAACGATGCTTGTTTCAATGGAAGTAAGAATGAAATCGTAACCGTGGAAACCCAATTTGGAGTTCATATTATACAGATTTTGGATAAGGGTGCCGATGTGAAGAAAGTGCAACTGGCAACCGTAGAGGTTGATGTTGTTCCAAGCAACCAAACCTACCAATCTATTTACACTGATGCCAGCAAATTTGTTGCAGAATACAATACGTTCGATAAATTTGAGAAGGCATCAAACGATGCAAAAAACTCCCAGAAGAAACGCATAGCGAATAACCTAAAAGAGGGAGATAAAACCATTGCAGGTCTAGAGCGTCCAAGAGAGATCGTTCGTTGGGCATTTGGTGCTGAAAAGGGTGATATCTCTACCGTTTTCGAACTTGGCGACCAATTTGTAATTGCAGCCCTCACCGGCGTTAGAGAAGATGGTCCTGCTCCTTTCGAAACAGTTAAAAACGATATTGAATTCATCGTTAAGAAGGAGAAAAAGGGAGAAATCCTCGCAAAGCAAATGACCGACGCTGCTAATGGGGCAAATTCCATTGAGACAATTGCCTCAAAGATGGGCTTATCCCAAATGGAGGCTGATAACATCAGTTTCTCATCGTATGTTGTTCCAGGTGCGGGTATTGAGCCACAGTTAATCGCGGCCTCTTCCGTAACCCCTAAAGACGCAATCTCTAAACCAGTAATTGGCACAAACGCGGTTTACCTTTTCCAGGTGAAGACCGTTGCAAAAGATTCGTCCCTTAACGCAATCGATAACCAAAAGAGGTTGATGGATATGTATGGCAACTTTGCCCCTCGCGCCGCTGTGCAAGCACTTGAGGATGCTGCAAAGATTAAGGATAATAGATCGAAATTCTTCTAG
- a CDS encoding hemolysin family protein codes for MGSQLTIILVSILLSAFFSGVEIAFLSANRLKLELDRKKGGYSAKVIELFARHPGQFISTMLVGNNIALVVYGIAMASMLDPFLQPYFATEAAVLGIKTLLSTLIILFTAEFLPKALFRINPNSILSILAFPITLFYIIFYPISKLASTLSYLILRVVFRVKIEDNKHKTLFDKIDLTDLVNESPSQKEEETGHVHDMIIFKNALNFQDLRVRDCMVTRTQIEGIEVGTGMDEVLQLFIQTNFSRLLIFRESKDDIIGYINSKDLFHKPASLDKMIKPIDFVPETMPAHKLLSNLIKSHKNLAVVVDEFGGTAGMVTLEDLMEEIFGEIEDEHDSDDSVEKQLNPNEFVFSGRLEVDYLNQIYHLEIPESDDYETIAGYIFFQNKSIPAQGEILIFDGMRVKILKMSGIRVDLIHLTVLV; via the coding sequence ATGGGTAGCCAACTAACAATTATCCTTGTTTCCATACTTTTAAGTGCCTTCTTTTCGGGAGTTGAAATTGCCTTCCTCTCTGCAAATCGACTAAAACTTGAGCTTGACAGAAAGAAAGGTGGATATAGTGCAAAGGTAATTGAACTTTTTGCTCGCCATCCGGGGCAATTCATTTCAACCATGCTCGTGGGGAACAACATTGCCCTTGTGGTTTATGGTATTGCCATGGCATCAATGCTCGATCCCTTTCTTCAGCCCTACTTCGCCACCGAAGCAGCAGTGCTCGGCATTAAGACACTTCTCTCTACGCTTATCATCCTCTTTACCGCAGAGTTTCTGCCCAAGGCCCTATTCCGAATTAACCCAAACAGCATACTCTCCATTCTGGCCTTTCCCATTACCCTGTTCTACATTATTTTTTATCCCATATCAAAACTGGCAAGCACTCTTTCATATCTTATTCTTCGGGTAGTATTTCGGGTGAAAATAGAGGACAACAAACATAAAACCCTCTTCGACAAGATCGATTTAACGGATCTAGTAAATGAGTCCCCCTCTCAAAAAGAGGAGGAAACAGGTCACGTTCACGATATGATTATATTCAAGAACGCGCTCAATTTTCAAGACTTAAGGGTACGCGATTGCATGGTAACTCGAACCCAAATTGAAGGCATTGAAGTGGGAACAGGAATGGACGAAGTGCTCCAACTATTTATCCAAACTAACTTCTCCCGCTTGTTGATTTTTAGAGAGTCCAAAGATGATATTATTGGATACATAAACTCCAAAGATCTGTTTCACAAACCAGCATCGTTGGACAAGATGATTAAGCCCATTGATTTTGTTCCCGAAACCATGCCCGCTCATAAGTTGCTCTCAAACCTAATTAAATCGCACAAAAACCTTGCTGTGGTTGTCGATGAATTTGGTGGGACGGCCGGAATGGTTACTCTCGAAGATCTAATGGAAGAGATATTTGGTGAAATAGAGGACGAGCACGACTCCGACGATTCCGTTGAGAAACAGCTCAATCCTAATGAATTTGTTTTCTCTGGACGCCTCGAAGTCGATTACCTTAATCAGATTTACCACCTTGAAATTCCGGAATCGGACGATTACGAAACTATTGCAGGATATATATTCTTCCAAAACAAAAGTATTCCTGCCCAAGGAGAGATACTCATATTCGATGGCATGCGGGTGAAGATCCTAAAGATGTCAGGCATCAGAGTGGATCTAATTCACCTAACAGTTCTCGTATAA
- the ftsA gene encoding cell division protein FtsA, translating to MAQKNEYVAAIDLGTTKVVALVGKKTRGGKLHILSHSKTPSKGIKRGVVLNIDETVKAIQETIEEVQLQSGIIFDEVFVGIAGQHIKSLRNRGYINRDSVDDEIVKEDIQALIRDMYKIPLEAGEEIIHVIPQSFIVDNEVGVKNPVGMSGGRLEANFHIVIGQVASAKNIEKCINRVGLKVEELILEPLASSAAVLTEDEMEAGVALIDIGGGTTDLAVYYDGVVRHTAVIPFGGNVITTDIKEGCSILQRQAEALKVQYGSALGDLAPEDKIVSIPGISGREPKEISFKKLANIIQSRMEEIIDAVAFEIESSGVADKLSAGIVVTGGGSLLRHLPQLINFKTGMDVRIGQPNEHLSADSGEEINHPLYSTAVGLVLKGFEYYLEHPRYIQDDEPEVVVERKTVSAPQAVKSAPAQSFEEEEPRKMASRKSGLFDSVKKKFTEIFEENDSEM from the coding sequence ATGGCACAGAAAAATGAATACGTAGCCGCAATCGACCTAGGAACTACCAAGGTTGTTGCATTAGTTGGAAAGAAAACCCGAGGTGGGAAGCTGCATATTCTCTCTCATAGCAAAACTCCCTCCAAGGGAATTAAGCGGGGAGTTGTATTGAACATTGATGAAACTGTTAAGGCAATTCAAGAAACCATTGAAGAGGTGCAATTGCAATCGGGAATAATTTTCGATGAAGTGTTCGTAGGTATTGCCGGTCAGCACATCAAGAGCTTGCGCAACCGTGGCTATATCAATCGCGATTCGGTTGATGACGAGATAGTGAAGGAGGACATTCAGGCCCTTATTCGCGATATGTATAAGATTCCGCTTGAGGCCGGGGAGGAGATTATCCATGTAATTCCCCAAAGCTTTATTGTTGACAATGAGGTGGGTGTGAAAAACCCCGTGGGCATGTCGGGTGGTAGGCTAGAGGCGAATTTTCACATCGTAATAGGTCAAGTGGCCTCGGCTAAGAATATAGAGAAATGTATTAACCGCGTAGGTTTAAAGGTGGAAGAGTTAATTCTTGAACCATTGGCTTCGTCCGCTGCCGTGCTAACTGAGGATGAAATGGAGGCCGGCGTTGCTCTTATCGATATTGGAGGTGGAACCACCGATTTGGCTGTTTACTACGATGGTGTAGTGCGTCACACTGCCGTTATTCCTTTTGGGGGGAACGTTATTACTACTGACATTAAGGAGGGTTGTTCCATACTGCAAAGGCAAGCTGAGGCACTTAAAGTGCAATATGGTTCTGCTCTTGGCGATCTTGCCCCTGAGGATAAGATTGTTTCTATCCCCGGCATTAGCGGACGTGAGCCTAAGGAGATCTCATTCAAGAAGCTAGCAAACATCATCCAAAGTAGGATGGAAGAGATTATTGATGCGGTTGCCTTTGAAATTGAAAGTAGCGGTGTGGCCGATAAGCTTAGTGCTGGTATTGTCGTTACAGGAGGCGGTTCGCTGTTGCGTCACCTTCCGCAGCTAATCAATTTTAAAACTGGCATGGATGTTCGTATTGGGCAGCCCAACGAGCACCTTTCGGCCGATTCGGGTGAAGAGATAAACCATCCGCTTTACTCTACCGCAGTAGGATTGGTTCTAAAAGGTTTTGAATACTACCTGGAACATCCTCGATATATTCAGGATGACGAACCTGAGGTAGTGGTGGAACGCAAGACCGTGTCAGCACCTCAGGCGGTGAAGAGTGCACCTGCGCAATCATTTGAGGAGGAAGAACCTAGGAAAATGGCAAGTCGCAAGAGTGGTTTGTTTGATAGTGTAAAGAAGAAGTTTACCGAGATTTTTGAGGAGAATGACTCCGAAATGTAG
- the ftsZ gene encoding cell division protein FtsZ — MAEDLMNFDLAAAGPSIIKVIGVGGGGSNAVNHMFRQGIKDVDFVVCNTDSQALANSPVPIKIQLGESLTQGLGAGNKPDVGKQAAIENLENIVKVLSRHTKMVFITAGMGGGTGTGAAPIIAKAAKEMGILTVAIVTIPFKFEGLRRINQALEGIAEIEQHVDSLLIINNEKIREIYGDLAVSAAFSKADDVLTVGAKGIAEIITVNGYINVDFADVQTIMTNSGVSIMGSGRSSGEGRAIRAIEAALASPLLNNNDISGAKNILLNITSGNKEVTMDEISQITEYIHSSSTTEIDLIWGNGIDPNLNDEINVTIIATGFESTSIPELYARKPRRVDVVNLNHEDDSISEPVVGTTVTFGKSSIRQTSIDFGQESEDLGFVVKQAKRDSGTNTPQMKPAAKNSGGPIHKSDLSIEQAEQVPAFQRKNVQLEDKIYSKSQEVSRFTLSDDDDMPLKPLNSYLHDNVD, encoded by the coding sequence ATGGCTGAGGATTTAATGAACTTCGACCTTGCCGCCGCCGGTCCATCAATCATTAAAGTTATTGGTGTTGGGGGCGGTGGCAGCAATGCAGTGAACCATATGTTCAGGCAAGGAATCAAGGATGTAGACTTTGTTGTGTGCAACACCGATTCACAAGCCTTGGCAAATAGCCCTGTTCCCATAAAGATCCAACTGGGCGAGAGCCTAACGCAGGGGCTTGGTGCTGGCAATAAGCCCGATGTGGGTAAGCAAGCTGCCATTGAGAACTTAGAGAATATTGTGAAAGTTCTTTCACGACATACCAAGATGGTGTTTATTACCGCGGGAATGGGTGGCGGAACCGGAACTGGTGCAGCGCCTATCATTGCCAAAGCGGCAAAGGAGATGGGAATACTTACCGTTGCCATTGTTACCATACCTTTTAAGTTTGAGGGGCTTCGCCGCATAAATCAGGCGCTTGAAGGCATTGCAGAAATCGAGCAACACGTGGACTCACTGCTCATTATCAATAATGAGAAGATCCGCGAGATATATGGCGACTTAGCCGTATCAGCTGCCTTTTCCAAGGCCGATGATGTGCTTACTGTTGGAGCCAAGGGAATTGCCGAAATTATTACCGTAAACGGTTACATCAACGTTGACTTTGCCGATGTACAAACGATCATGACCAATAGCGGTGTTTCCATTATGGGTTCGGGACGGTCGTCGGGCGAGGGTAGGGCCATTAGGGCTATTGAAGCCGCACTCGCTTCACCTTTGCTCAACAACAATGATATCTCGGGAGCTAAGAATATCCTGCTGAATATAACCTCTGGAAACAAGGAGGTTACTATGGATGAGATTAGCCAAATAACGGAATACATACATAGTTCTTCCACCACCGAAATCGACCTGATTTGGGGAAATGGAATTGACCCGAACCTCAACGATGAGATTAATGTAACCATAATCGCAACTGGATTCGAAAGTACCAGCATCCCCGAACTTTATGCACGGAAACCTAGGCGTGTTGATGTGGTTAATTTGAATCATGAAGACGACTCTATCTCGGAGCCGGTTGTTGGCACTACCGTCACCTTTGGGAAAAGCAGTATTCGCCAGACATCTATCGATTTTGGCCAAGAATCGGAAGATTTGGGTTTTGTGGTAAAGCAGGCTAAGCGCGATTCGGGGACTAATACACCTCAAATGAAACCTGCAGCAAAGAACAGTGGTGGGCCTATTCATAAGTCCGATTTGTCGATTGAACAAGCCGAGCAGGTTCCTGCGTTTCAGCGAAAGAATGTACAATTGGAAGATAAGATATATTCAAAATCGCAGGAGGTTTCCCGTTTCACCCTTTCCGACGACGACGATATGCCTTTGAAGCCATTGAACTCTTACCTGCACGATAATGTTGATTAA